The sequence GATAAGTGATGGTTGCCACATTatcatgagcatattgagcattAATAATATCTCACAAACCATGGCTACTATTCCACTTTCATGGTCCGCCACCGCCGCGGccccttcttcctcctcctccCACCACTTGCCTCGACACCGACGCGGTTCCACCGCCAAGCCACCGCATTTTTCAGGCCGTCCATCGAAAGCTCATCGCTTGGCCGTGTCGTGCAACCAAACAAACGACGGCGGGGAAAACCAGAAACACGACGTGGAGAATTCTCCAGGAAGATTGGACAGGAGGAGGAATGTGCTTCTTGGAATGGGAGGTCTCTACAGTGCCGCAAATCTCGTTCCAGCGGTGGTTGCCTCTCCGATATCTTCCCCTGATTTCACCAAATGCTCGAGGGGTACAAATCTGAACACAAACAAACCACTGGACGTGGACTGTTGCCCCCCAGTGTCCACAGAAATAATCGATTTCAAGCTGCCTCCCGTGGAGAAACTGCGTATACGGCCCGCGGCTCAGCTAGCCGGAGAAGAATACTACGCCAAGTTCGAGAAAGCTATTGCTCTGATGAAAGCTCTCCCTGCCGATGATCCTCGCAGTTTCATGCAACAAGCTAATGTTCACTGCGCTTACTGCAATCTCACGTATGATCAGACAGGAGCAGACCCCGAGGTAAAACTTCAGATTCACAACTGCTGGCACTTCTTCCCCTGGCACAGATGGTATTTGTATTTCTACGAGAGAATCTTGGCCAAATTGATCGATGACCCAACTTTCGCTTTGCCATTTTGGAACTGGGATCACCCAGACGGAATGCCCATGCCTGAAAGATACGCGAGAACCGACTCATCCCTTTACAATGCACGACGGAACCAGACTCATCTTCCCCCGGTCCTCCTCGATCTGGCCTACTCCCCCACCGCCCCCACCAAGCCAGAGAAGATAATACCCAATAACTTGACGGTCATGTACAGCGAAATGATCCGTAATGTTAAGAACCTGGATGATTTCTACGGGGCCAAATACGTGACCGGTACCCCTCCTAACCCCGGTCCAGGAACAGTGGAGCGTGGGTCACACACAGCGGCGCACGTTTGGACCGGAGAAGCCACGGCTACTGGAGAGGATATGGGCAACTTTTACTCCACAGGTCGAGACACGCTTTTCTTCGCACATCATGCAAATGTCGACCGTATGTGGACCATATGGCGGAAACTGAGGGGATCCAAACCCAAAGATTACAAGGAAGCAGAGTGGCTGGACTCCGATTACCTATTCTACGACGAAAACGCGCAGCTGGTGCGCGTAAACGTGAAAGACACGTTGGAGAACGAGAAAATGGGGTACGTTTACGAGGATAGAGACTTGCCCTGGTTGAAAAAAAGGCCAGCTGCTCGTGTCAAGAGATCTAAAGTGGCCAAATCCTCCAAGGCGCCAAAGGCAGGGGAGAGTAGTATTTTCCCAGTGAAACTCGACAAGGTGGTGAAGGTTTTGGTTCCCAGGCCGAAGAAATCGAGAAGCAAGAAGGACAAGGACAAAGAAGAGGAGTTGCTGGTGATTGAAGGGATTGAAGTGGACAATGCTAAGTTTGTGAAGTTCGATGTGTTTGTTAACGACGAAGACGATAAGACGGATGAACTGGACAAGGCGGAGTACGCAGGATGTTTCTCTCAAGTTCCTCACAAGAACTCGGTAACAACTAAGACTAAGATAAGGCTGGGGCTGACTGAGCTGTTGGAAGATTTGGATGCCGAAGATGATGACAAAGTGTTGGTTTCTTTGGTGCCCAAAGCTGGGGGAGAGGACATTACCATTGGTGGTATCAAGATCATCTATGCTTAATCACCTTCTTTGATTAATTTATGCATGATTGATCCAAAGATATGTTTTCCACTCTCAATAATCACAGATTTCTATATATATCTGTTTGTATGAGTGAGTATATATGCATGGCTAATCTTGTAAGCAAATTCAGCAACAGATCCATCTTGATTTGGTTCAGTTGGATCGAATGTAAATCTTGTGAACTTTAAAGATTGAGGAATAAAGTTTCAAGAAGAGAAATTTgggaaaaaatcattttttaatatatgacaAAATTAGAATTTTAGTCGTCTATTGTTTTTTAGTTTTACTTTTTTTTAGTCGTTTTTCATCAGCACATTATTCGTGTTACATTAGAAAAATGACTCAAATTGTTATTGAAAACAAAAGTagtggactaaaactgaaatttgacaaTATAAAAGATCAAAATCGTAATACACAAATATATATGaccaaaaattataatatttcataattatttatatatcttTCATAAATTTTGTCGCATTAAATCCTTAtgattttttctatttataccTGATACTAATTAAGTGAAATTTTGTAATTAAATATATGAATATTCTAAAGACCGAAATCCCAATAAAGAATTGCATTAATTAACTAACTTCAAACAACTCAAACTTCTAATACATAATTGGATTGAGATTTTTCATAGTGAAATGAATTAGTTTTTGATATGTTAAATTAAATAGAAATAAGCATATGATCAAATGAGCAATTCTCCATTACGAAGGTTGACCGTTGACCGGCCGAAGAACGGATCAGAAAAATTGTGTGATGGACGTATGTTCTGGGCCCTGGGCTATTTCCATGGGCCTTCTAAAAAACCACATCCACGTGCCTTGGACATTTACTACAGACCCCCTACAAAATATCTAAAATGAAGCCGGAAACAATTATGAAGTATTTTTGCGTGGGTAAAATAATATTGGtacaatataaatttatatttttttattttttaaaatctaaattaaTTTTTAGCAACTGTTAGGAACTTTTCATCtcttgtaatttttattttaaagaaatatgTTGTAAATTTTGCAAGAATAATGTTAAAAGCACGTCAAATATATCGTATATCGATATGTACATCAATAATAtcgttatatttttttattatatcttGAAATTTTATATTCAATATATCACGAGATAGTAACATATGAAAAACttgtattgaatattttttatgatgtACAAAATATTGATATACATATAACACAATTCAACATCTGGACCCTTTTATTGAAAAAGAACTGATTCTTTACTATGCACGTGCTTTTTAAAACACGCACCCAGAAAACTAAACCGTCCAAAGCTGAATATTACATTTTGAAGTAGTATATATTAAAACTTTCAAATATTTCGTGTAGTTTTTGTTACGCTTAAAAtgctatttttaattttgagcaCTTTTTTCCTGAATTTTTCAacattttttctttttgatcctgttttttttatatcattttGCAATTTCGATACTAAAGGTTATCAGATTTCGTTTTTAGTCAGCTATATTTTTTTGTGTGGCAATTTTAGACCTTTTTTTTTACGACGTAGCGCTAATGTGGTACCGATACAACGCTGATATGTATAGTGTCACATCAGTATTTTAGAcgaaaaatgataaaatttccaaaaatcgaaacatgttggactaaaactgaaatttgaaaatataaaagattGAAATCACAAcgtgaaaaaattaattaaccaaaattatagtttttcctgtttttttattttttattttttgcaaattttgaaaaggAGCAGTTTTAAATTGACCCTTTTGAATTGAAAATTTGATTTCTATCTCTAAACAGAACAGAGAGCCGATAGCTAATTACTTTCGATTTATATGAGAATTTGttccattttttttataacCTGAGAACCAGGGATGCAAATGAACCAAGTCGGTTTGTGAGCTTTACGAGttcgctcgataaatatttgatttgtat comes from Henckelia pumila isolate YLH828 chromosome 4, ASM3356847v2, whole genome shotgun sequence and encodes:
- the LOC140863451 gene encoding polyphenol oxidase I, chloroplastic-like, whose translation is MSILSINNISQTMATIPLSWSATAAAPSSSSSHHLPRHRRGSTAKPPHFSGRPSKAHRLAVSCNQTNDGGENQKHDVENSPGRLDRRRNVLLGMGGLYSAANLVPAVVASPISSPDFTKCSRGTNLNTNKPLDVDCCPPVSTEIIDFKLPPVEKLRIRPAAQLAGEEYYAKFEKAIALMKALPADDPRSFMQQANVHCAYCNLTYDQTGADPEVKLQIHNCWHFFPWHRWYLYFYERILAKLIDDPTFALPFWNWDHPDGMPMPERYARTDSSLYNARRNQTHLPPVLLDLAYSPTAPTKPEKIIPNNLTVMYSEMIRNVKNLDDFYGAKYVTGTPPNPGPGTVERGSHTAAHVWTGEATATGEDMGNFYSTGRDTLFFAHHANVDRMWTIWRKLRGSKPKDYKEAEWLDSDYLFYDENAQLVRVNVKDTLENEKMGYVYEDRDLPWLKKRPAARVKRSKVAKSSKAPKAGESSIFPVKLDKVVKVLVPRPKKSRSKKDKDKEEELLVIEGIEVDNAKFVKFDVFVNDEDDKTDELDKAEYAGCFSQVPHKNSVTTKTKIRLGLTELLEDLDAEDDDKVLVSLVPKAGGEDITIGGIKIIYA